In Humulus lupulus chromosome 6, drHumLupu1.1, whole genome shotgun sequence, a single genomic region encodes these proteins:
- the LOC133782888 gene encoding uncharacterized protein LOC133782888 isoform X1, whose product MAIRPLRHASPRLRPPRKFHFILMILVPIFVFTLILTHHGQKLSYFFRPMWDHPPPPFIHMPHYYAENVSMDHLCHLHGWSLLPKPRRIFDAIIFSNELDLLEIRYGELSPYVTKFVILESETTFTGIPKPLFFASNQSRFAFAKKKIVHDVFSGEIATPGSHKDPFDLERKQRIAMDSLVRKSGISYGDILIMSDTDEIPSANTLKLLQWCDGVPPVMHLELKNYMYSFEFPFDYSSWRATAHIYGHYTSYRHSRQTDYIFSDAGWHCSFCFRFITDFVFKMTGYSHADRVRRKSFLDQSRIQKLICQGDDLFDMLPEEYSFKDLITKMGSIPRSSSSVHLPTFLITNADKFRFLLPGGCVREPK is encoded by the coding sequence ATGGCAATACGACCACTCCGCCATGCCTCACCAAGGCTGCGGCCACCACGAAAGTTCCATTTCATACTAATGATACTTGTGCCTATTTTTGTGTTTACATTAATATTGACTCATCATGGCCAGAAACTCTCATACTTCTTCCGTCCGATGTGGGACCATCCACCACCACCATTCATTCACATGCCACATTACTACGCAGAAAATGTTTCAATGGACCACCTTTGCCACCTCCATGGCTGGTCCCTCTTACCAAAACCCCGCCGTATTTTCGACGCCATCATCTTCAGCAACGAGCTAGACTTGCTCGAGATCCGGTACGGTGAACTCTCACCATACGTAACAAAATTCGTAATCCTCGAGTCCGAAACCACCTTCACAGGCATCCCCAAACCTCTCTTCTTCGCTTCGAATCAGTCTCGTTTCGCCTTTGCTAAGAAGAAGATTGTTCATGATGTGTTCTCCGGCGAAATTGCAACCCCAGGTTCACACAAGGACCCCTTTGACTTGGAAAGAAAGCAACGAATCGCCATGGACTCATTAGTTCGTAAATCAGGGATTTCTTATGGTGATATCCTTATAATGTCGGATACTGATGAGATCCCAAGTGCTAATACTCTTAAGTTGCTCCAATGGTGCGATGGTGTGCCACCAGTTATGCATCTTGAACTGAAGAACTACATGTACTCTTTTGAGTTCCCATTCGACTACAGCAGCTGGCGGGCCACGGCGCACATCTACGGCCATTATACCAGCTACCGCCATTCGCGCCAAACCGATTACATATTTTCCGATGCAGGGTGGCATTGCAGCTTCTGCTTTCGGTTCATTACGGATTTTGTGTTTAAGATGACTGGTTATAGCCATGCAGATCGTGTCAGACGTAAAAGCTTCTTGGACCAATCGAGAATTCAAAAACTTATATGTCAAGGTGATGATCTCTTTGACATGTTGCCAGAAGAGTATAGCTTTAAGGACTTGATAACGAAAATGGGATCGATACCCCGGTCGAGTTCTTCTGTTCATCTTCCTACCTTTTTGATCACAAATGCAGATAAGTTTAGGTTTCTTCTGCCTGGAGGCTGTGTGAGAGAGCCAAAATGA
- the LOC133782888 gene encoding uncharacterized protein LOC133782888 isoform X2, with the protein MWDHPPPPFIHMPHYYAENVSMDHLCHLHGWSLLPKPRRIFDAIIFSNELDLLEIRYGELSPYVTKFVILESETTFTGIPKPLFFASNQSRFAFAKKKIVHDVFSGEIATPGSHKDPFDLERKQRIAMDSLVRKSGISYGDILIMSDTDEIPSANTLKLLQWCDGVPPVMHLELKNYMYSFEFPFDYSSWRATAHIYGHYTSYRHSRQTDYIFSDAGWHCSFCFRFITDFVFKMTGYSHADRVRRKSFLDQSRIQKLICQGDDLFDMLPEEYSFKDLITKMGSIPRSSSSVHLPTFLITNADKFRFLLPGGCVREPK; encoded by the coding sequence ATGTGGGACCATCCACCACCACCATTCATTCACATGCCACATTACTACGCAGAAAATGTTTCAATGGACCACCTTTGCCACCTCCATGGCTGGTCCCTCTTACCAAAACCCCGCCGTATTTTCGACGCCATCATCTTCAGCAACGAGCTAGACTTGCTCGAGATCCGGTACGGTGAACTCTCACCATACGTAACAAAATTCGTAATCCTCGAGTCCGAAACCACCTTCACAGGCATCCCCAAACCTCTCTTCTTCGCTTCGAATCAGTCTCGTTTCGCCTTTGCTAAGAAGAAGATTGTTCATGATGTGTTCTCCGGCGAAATTGCAACCCCAGGTTCACACAAGGACCCCTTTGACTTGGAAAGAAAGCAACGAATCGCCATGGACTCATTAGTTCGTAAATCAGGGATTTCTTATGGTGATATCCTTATAATGTCGGATACTGATGAGATCCCAAGTGCTAATACTCTTAAGTTGCTCCAATGGTGCGATGGTGTGCCACCAGTTATGCATCTTGAACTGAAGAACTACATGTACTCTTTTGAGTTCCCATTCGACTACAGCAGCTGGCGGGCCACGGCGCACATCTACGGCCATTATACCAGCTACCGCCATTCGCGCCAAACCGATTACATATTTTCCGATGCAGGGTGGCATTGCAGCTTCTGCTTTCGGTTCATTACGGATTTTGTGTTTAAGATGACTGGTTATAGCCATGCAGATCGTGTCAGACGTAAAAGCTTCTTGGACCAATCGAGAATTCAAAAACTTATATGTCAAGGTGATGATCTCTTTGACATGTTGCCAGAAGAGTATAGCTTTAAGGACTTGATAACGAAAATGGGATCGATACCCCGGTCGAGTTCTTCTGTTCATCTTCCTACCTTTTTGATCACAAATGCAGATAAGTTTAGGTTTCTTCTGCCTGGAGGCTGTGTGAGAGAGCCAAAATGA